One window from the genome of Sphingomicrobium arenosum encodes:
- the bioB gene encoding biotin synthase BioB, with translation MERLNVRTDWTREEIADLFDLPFMELVFRAAEVHRAHHAAGEVQLCTLLSIKTGGCPEDCGYCSQSAHADSGVQAEKLMDADAVVAAAAEAKAAGSQRFCMGAAWRELRDRDLPKVCDMVSRVSAMGLETCMTLGMLTDEQARALSDAGLDYYNHNIDTSPEHYDKVITTRTFAERLDTLEQVRKAGMAVCCGGIVGMGESREDRVGFLHALATLPRHPESVPVNALVPVKGTVLGDMWGEERPIDDIEFVRTVAVARIAMPASMVRLSAGRESMSEATQALCFLSGANSIFTGDKLLTTPNAGDGKDAALFAKLGLKPLQGDEPARVAAE, from the coding sequence TTGGAGAGACTGAACGTGCGTACCGACTGGACCCGCGAAGAGATTGCGGACCTCTTCGACCTGCCCTTCATGGAGCTCGTCTTTCGCGCGGCCGAGGTGCATCGCGCGCACCATGCGGCGGGGGAGGTGCAATTGTGCACGCTCCTCTCGATCAAGACCGGCGGCTGTCCCGAGGATTGCGGCTATTGTTCCCAAAGCGCGCATGCCGACAGCGGGGTACAGGCCGAGAAGCTGATGGACGCCGATGCGGTGGTCGCGGCGGCGGCCGAGGCCAAGGCGGCGGGATCGCAGCGGTTCTGCATGGGCGCAGCGTGGCGTGAATTGAGGGATCGCGACCTGCCCAAGGTCTGCGACATGGTGTCGCGGGTGTCGGCGATGGGGCTCGAGACCTGCATGACGCTCGGCATGCTGACCGACGAGCAGGCGCGCGCGCTTAGCGACGCGGGGCTCGATTATTACAACCACAATATCGACACCAGCCCCGAGCATTACGACAAGGTGATCACGACGCGGACCTTTGCCGAGCGATTGGATACGCTCGAACAGGTGCGCAAGGCGGGGATGGCGGTATGCTGCGGCGGGATCGTCGGCATGGGCGAGAGCCGCGAGGATCGCGTCGGCTTCCTCCATGCGCTGGCGACGCTGCCGCGCCATCCCGAGAGCGTGCCGGTGAATGCGCTGGTGCCGGTCAAGGGCACGGTGCTGGGCGACATGTGGGGTGAGGAGCGGCCGATCGACGATATTGAATTCGTGCGCACCGTCGCGGTGGCGCGGATCGCGATGCCAGCTTCGATGGTGCGCTTGTCGGCGGGGCGCGAGAGCATGAGCGAAGCGACACAGGCGCTCTGCTTCCTGAGCGGCGCGAACAGCATCTTCACCGGCGACAAGCTGCTCACCACGCCCAATGCGGGCGATGGCAAGGATGCGGCGCTGTTCGCGAAACTGGGACTGAAGCCGCTGCAGGGCGACGAGCCTGCGCGGGTGGCGGCGGAATAA
- a CDS encoding Cif family virulence factor — protein sequence MILIASLALSLTHPVLATAEDDEEAQIIAVIDTFMRAINEADSDLKRSVMAEEGYKVARSDREGRPPIWVRPFAEDYDWLDEHAEAKPFRETYWDPTILHHGDMAMVWAPYAFDRDGQRTHCGVNAFNLMRVEGAWKITGVQYTAEPDGCPEGR from the coding sequence ATGATCCTGATTGCAAGCCTTGCTTTGTCATTGACGCACCCGGTTCTCGCGACCGCCGAGGATGATGAGGAAGCGCAGATCATCGCTGTCATCGACACGTTCATGAGGGCGATCAACGAAGCCGACTCCGACCTCAAGCGGAGTGTGATGGCCGAGGAGGGTTACAAGGTCGCGCGCTCCGACCGCGAAGGTCGCCCGCCGATCTGGGTGCGGCCCTTTGCCGAGGATTATGACTGGCTCGACGAGCATGCCGAGGCGAAACCGTTTCGCGAGACCTATTGGGACCCGACAATCCTGCACCATGGCGACATGGCGATGGTATGGGCACCTTACGCCTTCGACCGCGACGGACAGCGCACGCATTGCGGCGTCAACGCCTTCAACCTGATGCGCGTCGAAGGCGCATGGAAGATTACCGGCGTGCAATATACCGCCGAGCCCGACGGATGCCCCGAGGGGCGATGA
- a CDS encoding carboxyl transferase domain-containing protein, whose protein sequence is MSAPTLDSKIDLESPEAKARDAHNRALVERLREDVASAAKGGAERHRERHVARGKLLPRDRVERLLDPGSPFLEIGQLAACDMYGGEVPGAGMIAGIGRVSGRQAMIVCNDATVKGGTYYPMTVKKHLRAQEIAEANRLPCIYLVDSGGANLPHQAEVFPDRDHFGRIFYNQAQMSSKGIAQVACVMGSCTAGGAYVPAMSDESVIVKEQGTIFLAGPPLVKAATGEEISAEDLGGGDLHARKSGVVDHLAENDEHALTIVRDILSTVPQGADNADLNYREPMPPKYDAEELYSIIPEDVRAPYDVHEVIARIVDASEFHEFKPLYGASLVCGFAHIHGMPVAILANNGVIFSESAVKGAHFIELAATRKIPLLFLQNVSGFMVGGKYEAEGIAKHGAKLVTAVATAQVPKITVLIGGSFGAGNYGMAGRAYSPNFLFTWPNSRISVMGGEQAASVLATVHRDADKWSEEEAEEFKAPIRQKYEDEGNPWHATARLWDDGIIDPAQTRDVLGLAFAACLNAPIEDQPKFGIFRM, encoded by the coding sequence ATGAGTGCACCCACGCTGGACAGCAAGATCGATCTGGAAAGTCCCGAAGCCAAGGCCCGGGACGCGCATAACCGGGCGCTGGTGGAGCGCCTGCGCGAGGATGTGGCGAGCGCCGCCAAGGGGGGCGCCGAACGCCACCGCGAGCGTCATGTGGCGCGGGGCAAGCTGTTGCCGCGCGACCGCGTCGAGCGGCTCCTCGATCCGGGCTCGCCGTTTCTCGAGATCGGGCAGTTGGCGGCGTGCGACATGTATGGTGGCGAGGTACCCGGCGCGGGGATGATCGCTGGCATCGGGCGCGTGTCCGGGCGGCAGGCGATGATCGTGTGCAACGACGCCACCGTGAAGGGCGGCACCTATTATCCGATGACGGTGAAGAAGCATTTGCGCGCGCAGGAGATCGCGGAGGCCAACCGGCTGCCGTGCATCTATCTGGTCGATTCGGGTGGGGCGAACCTGCCGCACCAGGCCGAGGTGTTTCCCGACCGCGACCATTTCGGGCGGATTTTCTACAATCAGGCGCAGATGTCCTCGAAGGGCATCGCGCAGGTGGCCTGCGTGATGGGCAGCTGTACCGCGGGCGGGGCCTATGTGCCGGCGATGAGCGACGAGAGTGTCATCGTGAAGGAGCAGGGCACCATCTTCCTCGCCGGACCGCCGCTGGTGAAGGCGGCGACGGGCGAGGAGATCAGCGCCGAGGATCTGGGCGGCGGGGACCTCCATGCGCGCAAGAGCGGCGTGGTCGACCATCTCGCCGAGAATGACGAGCATGCGCTGACCATCGTGCGCGATATCCTCTCCACGGTGCCGCAGGGCGCGGACAATGCGGACCTCAACTATCGCGAGCCGATGCCGCCCAAATATGATGCCGAAGAGCTCTATTCGATCATCCCCGAAGACGTGCGCGCGCCCTATGACGTGCATGAGGTCATCGCGCGGATCGTCGATGCATCCGAGTTTCACGAGTTCAAGCCGCTTTATGGCGCGAGCCTCGTCTGCGGCTTTGCGCATATCCATGGGATGCCGGTCGCGATCCTCGCCAACAATGGCGTGATCTTCAGCGAGAGCGCCGTGAAGGGCGCGCATTTCATCGAGCTGGCCGCGACACGGAAAATCCCGCTCCTGTTCCTCCAGAATGTCTCGGGCTTTATGGTCGGGGGGAAGTATGAAGCGGAAGGAATCGCCAAGCATGGCGCCAAGCTGGTGACGGCGGTGGCGACCGCGCAGGTGCCCAAGATCACGGTGCTGATCGGCGGCAGCTTCGGCGCGGGCAATTACGGCATGGCAGGGCGCGCCTATTCGCCCAACTTCCTCTTCACGTGGCCCAACAGCCGGATCAGCGTGATGGGCGGCGAGCAGGCGGCGTCGGTGCTCGCGACCGTCCACCGCGATGCCGACAAGTGGAGCGAGGAAGAGGCCGAGGAGTTCAAGGCCCCCATTCGCCAGAAATATGAGGACGAGGGCAATCCGTGGCACGCGACCGCGCGGCTATGGGACGATGGCATCATCGATCCGGCGCAGACGCGCGACGTGCTGGGGCTGGCCTTTGCGGCGTGTCTCAATGCGCCGATCGAGGACCAGCCGAAATTCGGCATCTTCAGGATGTGA
- a CDS encoding DUF1326 domain-containing protein: MTYWKIKGREMANCNCDVGCNCQFGGLPDKGNCQAAVGIIIDEGHHGDVDLSGLKIGGIYKWPGAIHEGGGEAIAFIDESATPEQREALLKIMTGQDTDPMATHFAVFASTIEKMHEPQFIPLDFEIDVEARKSKLAAPGHYEVTGKPILSPATGEPVHSRIHIPDGFEYEYADIGHGTTRGSGPVPIELTDSYGQFCHLHLDSHGVVHAE, translated from the coding sequence ATGACCTATTGGAAAATCAAGGGCCGCGAGATGGCCAATTGTAACTGCGACGTCGGCTGCAACTGCCAGTTCGGCGGGCTCCCCGACAAGGGCAATTGCCAGGCCGCCGTGGGCATCATCATCGATGAAGGTCATCACGGCGATGTCGACCTCTCCGGACTCAAGATCGGCGGCATCTACAAATGGCCGGGCGCCATCCACGAGGGCGGCGGCGAGGCCATCGCCTTCATCGACGAGAGCGCCACGCCCGAACAGCGCGAGGCGCTTCTCAAGATCATGACCGGTCAGGACACCGATCCCATGGCGACCCATTTCGCGGTCTTCGCCTCGACCATCGAGAAGATGCACGAGCCCCAGTTCATTCCCCTCGATTTCGAGATCGACGTCGAGGCGCGCAAGAGCAAGCTCGCCGCCCCCGGCCATTATGAGGTCACGGGCAAGCCGATCCTCAGCCCGGCCACCGGCGAGCCGGTGCACAGCCGCATCCACATCCCCGACGGCTTCGAATATGAATATGCCGACATCGGCCATGGCACCACGCGCGGCTCGGGACCGGTCCCGATCGAGCTGACCGACAGCTATGGGCAGTTCTGCCACCTCCATCTCGACAGCCACGGCGTCGTTCACGCCGAATGA
- a CDS encoding DUF2182 domain-containing protein produces MSGAAEALLARHRALTIAALALLALLAWGWLLAGAGMDMGLVASLNAFPHRDAPMMAMAVSFPLLFAMWWVMMVAMMLPSAAPTILLYARAARHGGIARPHVTLFLSGYLIIWGIFSAIAAAAQLWLQSKALVTGMAMGSASATLSGVLLLAAGLYQFSPWKDRCLSLCRSPASFIARHQRPGAAGALRLGLLHGAFCAGCCWALMALLFVLGVMNIAWIAILTLVVAAEKLLPRGRLIANAGGVLLIAWGAATLVA; encoded by the coding sequence ATGAGCGGCGCTGCGGAGGCGCTGCTGGCGCGCCACAGGGCCCTGACCATCGCCGCGCTGGCGCTGCTCGCGCTTCTGGCCTGGGGCTGGCTGCTCGCCGGTGCGGGCATGGACATGGGGCTGGTCGCCAGCCTGAACGCCTTTCCCCATCGCGACGCACCGATGATGGCGATGGCGGTCTCCTTCCCGCTGTTGTTCGCCATGTGGTGGGTAATGATGGTGGCGATGATGCTGCCCTCGGCGGCCCCCACCATCCTGCTTTACGCCCGCGCCGCGCGCCACGGCGGCATCGCCCGCCCGCATGTCACGCTCTTTCTCTCGGGCTATCTCATCATCTGGGGCATCTTCTCCGCCATCGCCGCCGCCGCCCAGCTCTGGCTCCAGTCGAAGGCGCTGGTCACCGGCATGGCCATGGGATCGGCCAGCGCCACGCTCTCGGGCGTCCTCCTCCTCGCTGCCGGCCTCTACCAGTTCAGCCCGTGGAAGGACCGCTGCCTCTCGCTGTGCCGCAGCCCCGCCAGCTTCATCGCCCGCCACCAGCGCCCCGGCGCCGCGGGCGCGCTGCGCCTCGGCCTCCTCCACGGCGCCTTTTGCGCGGGCTGCTGCTGGGCGCTCATGGCGCTGCTCTTCGTGCTCGGCGTCATGAACATCGCGTGGATCGCGATCCTCACGCTCGTCGTCGCTGCCGAAAAGCTGCTGCCTCGCGGCCGCCTCATCGCCAACGCTGGCGGCGTCTTGCTGATCGCCTGGGGGGCGGCGACCCTAGTCGCTTGA
- a CDS encoding c-type cytochrome, which translates to MIAMLMTTAALAACGTGEPEAEAGAPQGAEAQAASLAYDGADYGDDEAAKIAHGDRLASVLLCRGCHAPELTGTDMGELEPELAGVVASNLTRTVPKLDDEQLERLLREGVHPTRDEFWMMPSKIYQHLSAPDMAALMAYLRTLEPKGQELPLTKLNDGLVGAAGEGHFLEAKAEVAVHAEKTPLDLGERHAQGRYIAMTVCADCHGATLRGEEQFGPDFVDLAVAYDAAAIERLLATGQGVEGRELGLMSFIGANLTSAMTDIERKAVAAYLEAMVAAEADAGSSD; encoded by the coding sequence ATGATAGCGATGCTGATGACGACGGCGGCGCTGGCCGCTTGTGGTACGGGCGAGCCCGAGGCCGAGGCGGGCGCGCCGCAAGGCGCCGAAGCGCAGGCCGCTAGCCTCGCTTATGACGGCGCCGATTATGGCGACGACGAGGCGGCCAAGATCGCGCATGGCGACCGGCTCGCGAGCGTGCTCTTGTGCCGGGGCTGCCATGCGCCCGAGCTGACCGGGACCGACATGGGCGAATTGGAACCCGAGCTAGCCGGGGTGGTCGCCTCGAACCTCACGCGCACGGTACCCAAGCTGGACGATGAGCAGCTCGAGCGCTTGCTGCGCGAGGGGGTGCATCCGACGCGCGATGAATTCTGGATGATGCCGTCCAAGATCTACCAGCATCTGTCGGCGCCCGACATGGCGGCGCTGATGGCCTATCTGCGCACGCTCGAGCCCAAGGGGCAGGAGCTGCCGCTGACGAAGCTCAACGACGGGTTGGTGGGTGCAGCGGGCGAGGGGCATTTCCTCGAGGCAAAGGCAGAAGTGGCGGTTCATGCCGAAAAGACGCCGCTCGATCTTGGCGAACGACATGCGCAGGGGCGCTATATTGCGATGACCGTATGTGCCGACTGTCATGGCGCGACCTTGCGCGGCGAGGAGCAGTTCGGGCCCGACTTCGTCGATCTGGCGGTAGCCTATGATGCGGCGGCGATCGAACGGCTGCTGGCGACCGGGCAGGGCGTGGAAGGGCGCGAGTTGGGGCTGATGAGCTTTATCGGCGCAAACCTTACCTCGGCGATGACCGACATTGAGCGCAAGGCGGTAGCGGCTTATCTCGAAGCGATGGTGGCGGCGGAGGCCGACGCGGGGTCAAGCGACTAG
- a CDS encoding c-type cytochrome: MRIGLIVMGAIALGSCGGKVAPEAEAKPAGFVGADYKTESARLAHGKRVSDLMGCTGCHGDALQGNDFGAMIPLLEGLWATNISRTLPDMSDAELERLLREGVHPDPGREIYLMPSKQSQFLSDADMAALIAYLRTFEPTGEETPLPPEDFEARVTAQLPDDYWAKRLEDPRFHYHNSAEEADYFRENQPPELGAEHALGRYVAVTVCSGCHGAALDGMGEPAGSLAAAARYDDAQMRALLLDSQMLDGSAIMSPWTGAPAHVTDALNEEEKLAAGDYARAWAKWNGGQGE; encoded by the coding sequence TTGCGGATCGGTCTGATCGTCATGGGCGCGATCGCGCTCGGCAGTTGCGGCGGGAAAGTCGCGCCCGAGGCCGAGGCGAAGCCGGCGGGGTTCGTCGGTGCCGATTACAAGACTGAGTCCGCTAGGCTGGCTCATGGCAAGCGCGTGTCGGACCTCATGGGCTGCACCGGCTGTCATGGCGATGCGCTCCAGGGCAATGATTTCGGCGCGATGATCCCGCTGCTCGAGGGATTGTGGGCGACCAACATCTCGCGCACGCTGCCCGACATGAGCGATGCCGAGCTGGAACGGCTGCTGCGCGAGGGCGTGCATCCCGATCCGGGGCGCGAAATCTACCTCATGCCCTCGAAACAGTCGCAATTCCTGTCGGATGCCGACATGGCGGCGCTGATTGCTTATCTACGGACTTTCGAGCCGACCGGCGAAGAGACGCCGCTGCCGCCCGAGGATTTCGAGGCGCGGGTGACCGCGCAACTACCCGACGATTATTGGGCCAAGCGACTCGAGGATCCGCGCTTTCACTATCATAATAGCGCGGAGGAAGCGGACTATTTCCGCGAGAACCAGCCGCCCGAGCTCGGCGCCGAGCATGCGCTGGGGCGCTATGTCGCGGTGACGGTCTGTTCGGGGTGCCATGGTGCCGCGCTGGACGGGATGGGCGAGCCTGCGGGCAGCCTGGCGGCGGCCGCGCGCTATGACGACGCGCAGATGCGCGCGCTGCTGCTCGACTCGCAGATGCTGGACGGCAGCGCGATCATGTCGCCGTGGACCGGGGCGCCGGCCCATGTGACCGACGCGCTGAACGAAGAAGAGAAGCTTGCGGCAGGCGATTATGCGCGCGCCTGGGCCAAGTGGAACGGGGGACAGGGAGAATGA
- a CDS encoding cytochrome c, with protein sequence MIVSRLTVLAGAAAILVACTAEGPRGADAVPVAFDGAYASGAARIAHGARLSDVLGCTSCHGVGLTGGNYADDPDGELIFASNLTRSIEGWSDGEVEALLRTGVHPRRDQLYYMPSKSLQRLSAADMGALIAYLRALEPTGRDWPAPREGAGMQALVRMGVLDTSRGAVEAYRLNPAPGMGEELALGRYVASVTCAECHGPDLRGQSPGAPGFQHMDAYSAEELSRLLEDGVTRGGDAHGMMALVARREMSALTDDERAAVVAYVRALAAAE encoded by the coding sequence ATGATCGTTTCTCGACTGACTGTTCTTGCAGGGGCGGCGGCCATTCTCGTCGCCTGCACGGCCGAAGGGCCGCGGGGCGCGGATGCCGTGCCCGTGGCGTTCGACGGTGCCTATGCGAGCGGGGCGGCTCGGATCGCGCATGGAGCGCGGCTGAGCGATGTGCTGGGGTGTACGTCCTGTCACGGGGTCGGGCTGACCGGGGGCAATTATGCCGACGATCCCGACGGCGAGCTCATCTTCGCGAGCAATCTCACGCGCAGCATCGAAGGCTGGTCGGATGGCGAGGTCGAGGCGCTGCTGCGCACCGGCGTCCATCCTCGGCGCGACCAGCTTTATTATATGCCGTCCAAGTCGCTGCAGCGATTGTCGGCGGCCGATATGGGCGCGTTGATCGCATATCTGCGCGCCCTCGAACCCACGGGACGCGACTGGCCCGCGCCGCGCGAGGGGGCGGGGATGCAGGCGCTGGTAAGGATGGGCGTGCTCGATACCAGCCGCGGTGCGGTCGAGGCGTATCGGCTCAATCCGGCACCGGGCATGGGCGAGGAACTGGCATTGGGCCGCTATGTCGCCTCGGTGACCTGCGCCGAATGCCATGGACCAGACCTTCGCGGGCAGTCGCCGGGAGCGCCGGGGTTTCAGCATATGGACGCCTATTCGGCCGAAGAACTGTCGCGGCTGCTCGAGGATGGAGTGACGCGCGGCGGCGATGCGCATGGCATGATGGCGCTGGTGGCGCGGCGCGAAATGTCGGCGCTGACCGACGACGAACGCGCTGCGGTCGTGGCTTATGTGCGGGCGCTGGCGGCAGCGGAATAG